ACCTGTACAAGACGAGTGGCCACTGGGAGCACTACCAGGATGACATGTTCCCGCCGATGGACATGAACGGTGAGGAGCTGGTACTCCGTCCGATGAACTGTCCGCACCACATGATGATCTACAAATCGAGTAAGCACTCCTACAGGGAACTGCCGATACGCATTGCGGAACTCGGCATGATGCACCGCTATGAAGCGAGTGGTGCGGTCAGCGGCCTGCAGCGTGTAAGAGGGATGACGCTCAACGATGCACATGTATTCGTGCGCCCGGACCAGATCAAGGAAGAGTTCAAGCGCGTGGTCCAGCTGATCATCGATGTGTATGAAGATTTCGGCTTCGAGAACTATTCATTCCGCCTGAGCTACCGCGATCCTGAGGATACGGAGAAATATTTCGATGACGATGAAATGTGGAACAAGGCGGAATCCATGCTGAAGGAAGCGGTCGATGAAATGGCGCTCGACTATACTGAGGCTGACGGGGAAGCGGCGTTCTATGGTCCGAAACTCGATGTCCAGGTACAGACGGCGCTCGGCAAGGAGGAGACGCTGTCCACAGTGCAGCTCGACTTCCTGCTCCCTGAGAGGTTCGATCTGACATATACGGGCAGTGACGGGGAACTGCATCGTCCTGTCGTCATCCACCGTGGTGTCGTCTCCACGATGGAACGTTTCGTTGCATTCCTGACAGAGGAGTACAAGGGAGCCTTCCCGCTCTGGCTTGCGCCACAGCAGGTGGAGATCATACCGGTCAACCTAGACCTGCATTATGATTACGCAAGAGCCCTTAAAGATGAGATGAAGAGCCATGGCATCCGTGTCAACATCGATGACAGGAATGAAAAGATGGGCTACAAAATCAGGGAGGCCCAGATGAGGAAGGTGCCTTATCAAGTCGTCATCGGCGACAGGGAGATTGAAGAGAACCAGGTCAACGTCAGAAAGTATGGGCAGAAGGACCAGAACACCTTCGACCGGGATGACTTCATATGGCAGATCGTGGATGAAATCAGGCTGAAGAAATAGATGCTTGACATTCACGGTACAAACGTGTAGTATATTAAGAGTTGATAAGAACGGACAAGAAGAAGCTCCCGCTTCTCACCCGCAAGCGTCCAATGTGGCAGCGACCGGGTTTGTACAGTGAGAATGGAATGCAGAGTGCCAGGCACTTCTGCATGTATCTCAATGCTGGTTGGCGGGCGCATAATGTGCCCGCCCTTTTTGTTCGTCTTCAAAATTTATGGAGGTGTCAAAGATAGCAAAAGACCAAACATTAATCAATGACAGGATTCGTGCTAAAGAAGTGCGCCTTATTGGACAGGATGGTTCCCAGCTCGGAATCAAATCCAAAAAGGATGCACAGGAAATGGCAGACCGTGTAGAACTTGATCTTGTACTCGTTGCACCGAACGCAAAGCCGCCGGTCGCACGCATCATGGACTACGGCAAGTACAGATACGAACAGCAGCGTAAAGAGAAGGAAGCACGCAAAAAACAGAAAGTGGTCAACGTCAAGGAAATCAGACTTTCCCCGACAATCGAAGACCATGATTTCAACACCAAGTTGAAAAATGCCAAGAAATTCCTGGCAAAAGAAGACAAGGTGAAGGTTTCAATCCGATTCCGCGGCCGTGCAATCACGCACAAGGACATCGGACGCAAAGTATTGGAGCGGTTCGCAGACGAACTTTCCGAAGTTGCAACAGTTGAACAGAGACCGAAGATGGAAGGTCGTTCAATGTTCCTCGTGGTTGCCCCAATCACTGAAAACAAATAATAATCCGGAGGTTAGACCCATGCCAAAAATGAAAACTCACAAAGGTTACGCCAAACGTGTAAAGCGTACTGGAACAGGTAAATTCAAACGCAACAGCGCGTTCACTTCCCACCTGTTCGCCAACAAATCCACTAAACAGAAACGTCACCTGAGGAAAGCATCCCTAGTGGCTAAAGCTGACCAGAAGCGCATCAAAAAACTACTATCATACGTAAAATAATCGAACGATTAAGGAGGAGCACACATGGCACGTGTTAAGAATGGTTTGACGTCCCGTAAAAGACGTAAAAGAGTATTGAAGCAGGCAAAAGGATATTTCGGTGCGAAGCGCACTCTCTATAGAACAGCAAAACAGCAGGTTATCAAATCCGGTCAGTATGCATACCGTGACCGCCGTCAGACAAAACGCGAATTCCGCAAGCTTTGGATTGCGCGTATCAATGCGGCAGCCCGCCAGAATGGCATGAGCTACAGCCGTCTGATGAACGGCCTGAAGACTGCCGGCATCGACATCAACAGAAAAATGCTTTCAGAAATCGCCATTTCTGATGAAAAGGCATTTGCTGAAATCGTCAGCCAGGCTAAAAATGCTCTGGAAAAATAAGGATGAATAAAAAAGGAGCCACTCATAGAGGAGTGGCTCCTTTTTTAGATATGTCCGGAGAGTTCCTCGAGCAGCGGCTCGGAGAATTCAAAATAACATTCCTTCTGCTCCTTGTTGTCCTCATCAGTCTCCTGTTCCGGGACGATATCCAGCCGGATCAGTTTTTCCCCTTCATCAAAGAACGGGAGGGTCTGGTCGGCATATTCATCGGTAAGTCTGTTATAGAGGCCCACTGCCTTGTCGTCTTCATAAGTGCTGCTCTTCACCAGCACTTCCTGACCGGATTCTTCCACTTTTGATATCGTAATATTCATCAAGGTAACGCCTCCTAGAGTGTTTCTATATTTCTATCTATATTGATGATATCAACTTATCTGAAATATGTGTATCAATATGGATTATATTACGGAAACTGAAATAGTTTATGGTAGAATGGAATTATCTTAATAAAAGACAAGGAGATTGATTATGGACAAGCAGCTTCAAATGATGAAAAGCCTTACGGATGCCCATGGCATTTCCGGTTTTGAGTATGATGTGAAGAAAGTGATGCAGGGGTACCTCGAGCCCGTGAGTGATGAACTCGTACAGGATAACTTGGGCGGAATCTTCGGCAAGCGCAATGCCAAAGAAGGGTCGCGCACACTGCTCATCGGCGGCCATCTTGATGAGATCGGCTTCATGGTCACAAGGATTGATGACGAGGGATTCATCCGCTTCACGCCGATCGGCGGATGGTGGAACCAGGTCATGCTTTCACAGAGGATGAACGTCGTGACCGGATCAGGTGTACTGACGGGTGTCATCGGCTCCAAGCCGCCCCACGTGCTCTCCCAGGAAGCGCGCAAGAAGCCTGTGGATATGAAGGACATGTTCATCGACATCGGTGTCGCTTCGAAAGAGGAGGCGGAAGAAGCGGGTGTGAAAGTTGGCGACATGATCACGCCGCATTGCGACTTCACAGAAATGGCCAATAAGGATTATCTGCTGGCGAAGGCATGGGACAACAGGTTCGGCTGTGGTGTCGCGATTGAAGTGCTCGAATCACTGAAGGATGAAGATGTGAACATCAATGTCGTCAGTGGTGCGACAGTGCAGGAGGAAGTCGGTCTCCGCGGTGCGAAGGTCGCTGCGAACAAAGTGAAGCCGGACCTTGCGATTGCAGTGGATGTCGGCATCTCCTGGGATACGCCGGGTATGAGCGAAAAGGATGGCACTGGCAAGATGGGCGACGGCCCGCTCGTGCTTCTGCTTGACGGCTCCAATATCGGACATGTCGGCTTCAGAAGGCATGTCGAGCAGCTGGCCAAGGATAAGGATATTCCGGTACAGTGGTCTGCCATCACAGGCGGCGGCACCGATTCAGGTGCCTTCCACGTCTCCAACGAAGGGGTACCGTCCATCTCGATCGGTGTGCCGCTCAGATACATGCACTCCAATGTTTCCATATTGAACCGCAATGACTACAACAATGCGGTGCGCCTCGTCACTGAAATCGTCAGGTCGCTCGACGACAGCAAGGTGGAAGAGATCATTTGGTAGCACCGAAACATATTGCGTCAAAGGACAACAGGCGCATCAAAGATCTGAAGAAGCTTCAACAGAAGAAGTACCGCAGAAAGCAGGACCTCTTCCTGATCGAAGGTGCGCATCTGGTAGAAGAAGCACTCAATCACGGTCAAAAAGTGCAGACACTCATTGCGCTCGAAGACTATGACTACAGCCCCTACGCCGCAGCTGACATGGAAGTGATCACTGTCGCCCCGGGCGTGATGAAGCTCCTTTCTTCACTCGAGACGCCTCCCGGCATCATGGCTGCGGTCTCCTACAGGAAGCCGTCGTCAGAGGGCCGCCGTGTTCTGCTGCTTGACGGCATCCAGGACCCCGGTAATCTGGGGACGCTTCTGCGTACCGCAGATGCCTTCGGCTTCGAGCGGGTCATCCTGTCGCCGGATACCGTCGACGCCTTCAGTGATAAGGTGCTCCGGAGCGCACAGGGCAGTACCTTCCACATTGAAATTGCTGTGGCGGATGCCGTGCAGTCTGTCCGTGAATTCGACGGAACGGTGCTCGGGACTTCGCTTGAAGGCGCGTCTTCACTGGAACAGCTGGAACTTCCGGAGGGACCGCTCATGATCGTCCTCGGCAATGAGGGCCGGGGCGTTTCGGAGGAAGTGCTCTCCAATGTGGATGTGCGGATGAAGATAGAAATGCCCGGCCAGAGCGAAAGTCTGAACGTCGCGATTGCCGGCGGCATCATCATGCACCATTTCAAAGCTTGATTTTTAATAACTTTGATTTATAATAATGCTATAGATGAATATCAAGCTTCAGATGAAGCCGGACATAAATGGTCCAGGAATCCGAGACAGGGAGTGCAGCACATGGACTGGAATGCTGTGCACGGATGGGACCAGGGTTCACCTGGCAGATGGAGCAGTGGGATAATCCCTTATCTTTCCAGAAGTGTCTGTATTTGTTATGCAGAAAATCAGGTGGTACCGCGGAAACTCCGTCCTTTGATACAAGGATGGAGTTTTTTATTTATATTGGAGGAGTGGAGAAGATGGATACAGCAGGAATCTTGGAAGTCAGGCAGTCGTTCGATGACGCGATATCGGACGTCGATAATCTGAATGCACTACAGCAGTTGAAGGTGGAATACCTCGGCAAGAAGGGCAAGGTCACTGGTCTCATGAAGGAGATGAAGAACCTCTCCAACGAGGAGCGCCCGGAATACGGTGCGAAAGTGAATGAAGTCCGCACACATATTACGGAAGCGATCGAGCGACGGGGTGAAGTGCTGGAAGAAGCGGCACTTGAAGAGAAGCTTCGGGAGGAGACGATCGATGTCACCCTGCCGGGCCGTACATTCAGTCTCGGAAGCCCGCATCCGCTCAGCCGGACGATCGAGGACATCGAAGACTTCTTCCTCGGGCTCGGCTATGAGATAGCGGAAGGCTATGAGGTTGAGACCGACTACTATAACTTCGAGGCGCTCAATCTGCCGAAATCCCACCCTGCACGGGATATGCAGGATACGTTCTACATCTCCGAGGAGACGCTGCTCCGCACACATACTTCGCCGGTACAGGCTCGGACAATGGAGGCGCAGGAAGGCCGGGGGCCGGTCAAGATCATCTGCCCGGGCAAGGTCTACAGGCGGGACAGCGATGATGCCACCCACAGTCACCAATTCACGCAGATCGAAGGGCTGGTCGTGGATCGGAACATCCGTATGAGTGACCTTAAGGGTACGCTCGAGCTATTTGCCAAGGAGATATTCGGTGCAGAACGCGAAATCAGGCTGCGCCCAAGCTATTTCCCGTTCACGGAACCAAGTGTGGAAGTGGACATCTCCTGCTTCAAGTGCAAAGGGGCAGGCTGCAACGTCTGCAAGGGCACTGGATGGATAGAGATCCTCGGCGCTGGCATGGTCCATCCGAACGTGCTGGAAATGGCCGGTTTCGATCCGGATGAATATTCCGGCTTCGCATTCGGCATGGGGCCCGACAGGATTGCGATGCTGAAGTACGGCATCGAAGACATCAGACATTTCTACACGAATGACTTAAGGTTTATCAATCAGTTCAAAGCGACAGAAGATGGTGGTGCGACAAATGAAAGTATCTAAAGAGTGGTTGAATGAATGGATCCAGATAGATGTGCCGATTGATGAATTGGCCGAAAAGATCACGCGCGGGGGCATCGAGGTTGATGATGTCATCGACTACACAGCCGAGGTGAAGCATCTCGTCGTCGGTTATGTAGAGCGCGTCGAACAGCATCCGGAAGCGGACCGGCTGAAGATATGCCAGGTCGATACGGGCGGGGAAACAAACCAGATCATCTGCGGTGCCCCGAATGTCGAGGCGGATTCCTATGTGGTCGTCTGCAAAGTGGGCGGACGCCTGCCGGGCGGCATCAAGATCAAACGTGCAAAGCTCCGCGGGGAGGTTTCGGAAGGCATGATCTGCTCCCTTGAGGAATTGGGCATTCCGGAAGACTATGTCCCACAGGAGTACCAGAACGGCATCTTCATGTTCCCGGAAGAGAAGACGGCCGGCAGCAATGCGCTCGAAGCTCTGCTGCTCGATGACCAGGTCATGGAATTCGATCTGACACCAAACCGGAAGGATGCCCTCAGCATGGCGGGGGCGGCCTATGAGGTGCGCGCACTGTTCGGCGGCGAAGTGGTTCTGCCTGAACATGAAGTGACTGAAAAGAATACGGCTGAAGACGGCGCGCTCGAAATCAGGAATGAGGATGCGGCCGCTGTACCATACTATGGTGCACGTGTCGTCGAGAACGTGAAGATCGCGCCGGCACCGGCATGGATGCAGCTGCGCCTCATCAAGGCCGGCATCCGTCCGATCAACAACGTCGTCGATATCTCGAACTATGTGCTGCTTGAATTCGGACAGCCCCTCCACATGTTTGACCGCGACCATATCGGATCGGACCAGATTGTGACGCGCTATGCCGAAGAAGACGAAAAGATGACGACGCTTGATGGGAAGGAACGGCATCTTGAAAGCCAGGACATCGTCATCACCAACGGCACGGAACCGATCGCGCTCGCTGGCGTGATGGGCGGAGCGTTCTCGGAAGTGACGGATGAAACGACGAATGTCGTAATCGAATCCGCCGTATTCAACCCTGTCTCCATACGCAGGACGAGCAGCCGTCTGAACTTGCGGAGCGAAGCTTCCACACGGTTTGAAAAGGGCGTCTCCCACGAATTCGTGCTCAAGGCGCTGGACCGTGCAGCACTGCTGCTTGAGCAGTATGCAGGCGGCACCGTCTCGACGCCTGTGATCTCCGACGGGGCGCTTGAACTTGAAGATACGTCGATAGATATCTCAGAGCATTTCATCAATGCCCATCTCGGCATGAGCCTCACGACTGAAGAGATCCAGGAAAGTCTGTCGAAACTCGGTCTGAAGGCAACAGCGAAGGGGGAAGGGCTCGAAGTGTCCATTCCATCCCGGAGGGATGACCTGAAGATCAAAGAGGACATCACTGAAGAGGTGGCACGCATCTACGGCTACGACGCCCTGCCGTCCTCCCTGCCTGAGTACACGAAGATCACACCCGGCAGACTGACGGATGAACAGACTAAGGTCCGCATCATCCGCCACCAGCTCGAATCACTGGGGCTGTCGCAGTCGATCAACTATGCACTGACGAGCCGGGAGAAGGCAGCCCAGTTCAGCGGCCCGGAAGATGCGCTTGAACTTCTCATGCCGATGAGCGAGGACCACGCGGTGCTCAGGAAGAGCATGATCCCTCATCTGGTGGACAACGTCGTCTACAACAAGAACCGTCAGCAGAAGAATGTCCAGCTCTATGAGATCGGCAAGATCTTCGTTTCCAACGGCACGACGGTGCTCCCGGATGAAGAGGAGATGCTGGCCGGAATC
The sequence above is drawn from the Salinicoccus roseus genome and encodes:
- a CDS encoding M42 family metallopeptidase gives rise to the protein MDKQLQMMKSLTDAHGISGFEYDVKKVMQGYLEPVSDELVQDNLGGIFGKRNAKEGSRTLLIGGHLDEIGFMVTRIDDEGFIRFTPIGGWWNQVMLSQRMNVVTGSGVLTGVIGSKPPHVLSQEARKKPVDMKDMFIDIGVASKEEAEEAGVKVGDMITPHCDFTEMANKDYLLAKAWDNRFGCGVAIEVLESLKDEDVNINVVSGATVQEEVGLRGAKVAANKVKPDLAIAVDVGISWDTPGMSEKDGTGKMGDGPLVLLLDGSNIGHVGFRRHVEQLAKDKDIPVQWSAITGGGTDSGAFHVSNEGVPSISIGVPLRYMHSNVSILNRNDYNNAVRLVTEIVRSLDDSKVEEIIW
- the pheS gene encoding phenylalanine--tRNA ligase subunit alpha, translated to MDTAGILEVRQSFDDAISDVDNLNALQQLKVEYLGKKGKVTGLMKEMKNLSNEERPEYGAKVNEVRTHITEAIERRGEVLEEAALEEKLREETIDVTLPGRTFSLGSPHPLSRTIEDIEDFFLGLGYEIAEGYEVETDYYNFEALNLPKSHPARDMQDTFYISEETLLRTHTSPVQARTMEAQEGRGPVKIICPGKVYRRDSDDATHSHQFTQIEGLVVDRNIRMSDLKGTLELFAKEIFGAEREIRLRPSYFPFTEPSVEVDISCFKCKGAGCNVCKGTGWIEILGAGMVHPNVLEMAGFDPDEYSGFAFGMGPDRIAMLKYGIEDIRHFYTNDLRFINQFKATEDGGATNESI
- a CDS encoding TrmH family RNA methyltransferase, which produces MVAPKHIASKDNRRIKDLKKLQQKKYRRKQDLFLIEGAHLVEEALNHGQKVQTLIALEDYDYSPYAAADMEVITVAPGVMKLLSSLETPPGIMAAVSYRKPSSEGRRVLLLDGIQDPGNLGTLLRTADAFGFERVILSPDTVDAFSDKVLRSAQGSTFHIEIAVADAVQSVREFDGTVLGTSLEGASSLEQLELPEGPLMIVLGNEGRGVSEEVLSNVDVRMKIEMPGQSESLNVAIAGGIIMHHFKA
- the infC gene encoding translation initiation factor IF-3 codes for the protein MSKIAKDQTLINDRIRAKEVRLIGQDGSQLGIKSKKDAQEMADRVELDLVLVAPNAKPPVARIMDYGKYRYEQQRKEKEARKKQKVVNVKEIRLSPTIEDHDFNTKLKNAKKFLAKEDKVKVSIRFRGRAITHKDIGRKVLERFADELSEVATVEQRPKMEGRSMFLVVAPITENK
- the pheT gene encoding phenylalanine--tRNA ligase subunit beta: MKVSKEWLNEWIQIDVPIDELAEKITRGGIEVDDVIDYTAEVKHLVVGYVERVEQHPEADRLKICQVDTGGETNQIICGAPNVEADSYVVVCKVGGRLPGGIKIKRAKLRGEVSEGMICSLEELGIPEDYVPQEYQNGIFMFPEEKTAGSNALEALLLDDQVMEFDLTPNRKDALSMAGAAYEVRALFGGEVVLPEHEVTEKNTAEDGALEIRNEDAAAVPYYGARVVENVKIAPAPAWMQLRLIKAGIRPINNVVDISNYVLLEFGQPLHMFDRDHIGSDQIVTRYAEEDEKMTTLDGKERHLESQDIVITNGTEPIALAGVMGGAFSEVTDETTNVVIESAVFNPVSIRRTSSRLNLRSEASTRFEKGVSHEFVLKALDRAALLLEQYAGGTVSTPVISDGALELEDTSIDISEHFINAHLGMSLTTEEIQESLSKLGLKATAKGEGLEVSIPSRRDDLKIKEDITEEVARIYGYDALPSSLPEYTKITPGRLTDEQTKVRIIRHQLESLGLSQSINYALTSREKAAQFSGPEDALELLMPMSEDHAVLRKSMIPHLVDNVVYNKNRQQKNVQLYEIGKIFVSNGTTVLPDEEEMLAGILTGDMNRTDWLGTKVPADFYAAKGIVESILEKLGLEGNVRYEQVARFDELHPGRSADVLLDNETIGFIGELHPKYARENDLERTAVFEVNLDRLLAVKQGNVVYEQLSRYPSITRDIALVVDASVAADTLVRTIEAAARKYLVDVYVFDVYEGENMEAGRKSVALRLTYLNKENTLTDEEIEKLHTPVLEALEESGAQIR
- the rplT gene encoding 50S ribosomal protein L20; the encoded protein is MARVKNGLTSRKRRKRVLKQAKGYFGAKRTLYRTAKQQVIKSGQYAYRDRRQTKREFRKLWIARINAAARQNGMSYSRLMNGLKTAGIDINRKMLSEIAISDEKAFAEIVSQAKNALEK
- the rpmI gene encoding 50S ribosomal protein L35 produces the protein MPKMKTHKGYAKRVKRTGTGKFKRNSAFTSHLFANKSTKQKRHLRKASLVAKADQKRIKKLLSYVK
- the thrS gene encoding threonine--tRNA ligase, yielding MSEIEIKFPDGNAKSFDEGVTAEEIAHSISPGLRKAALAAKVDGEMYDLRRPIETDSEIELITNKNEEGLEVLRHSTAHLMAQALKRLYGDVKFGVGPVIEEGFYYDFDMDEKISSDDFEKIEKEMKKIIDENVEIERRELSRDEAKELFKDDPYKLELIDAIPEDETVTVYSQGEFTDLCRGVHVPSTSKIKSFKLLSTAGAYWRGDSDNKMLQRIYGTAFFDKKDLKAYLNLLEERKERDHRKIGRDMELFQNNQLIGAGLPLWLPNGATIRREIERYIVDKEIALGYDHVYTPVMANVDLYKTSGHWEHYQDDMFPPMDMNGEELVLRPMNCPHHMMIYKSSKHSYRELPIRIAELGMMHRYEASGAVSGLQRVRGMTLNDAHVFVRPDQIKEEFKRVVQLIIDVYEDFGFENYSFRLSYRDPEDTEKYFDDDEMWNKAESMLKEAVDEMALDYTEADGEAAFYGPKLDVQVQTALGKEETLSTVQLDFLLPERFDLTYTGSDGELHRPVVIHRGVVSTMERFVAFLTEEYKGAFPLWLAPQQVEIIPVNLDLHYDYARALKDEMKSHGIRVNIDDRNEKMGYKIREAQMRKVPYQVVIGDREIEENQVNVRKYGQKDQNTFDRDDFIWQIVDEIRLKK